Proteins encoded by one window of Cannabis sativa cultivar Pink pepper isolate KNU-18-1 chromosome 4, ASM2916894v1, whole genome shotgun sequence:
- the LOC115712201 gene encoding uncharacterized protein LOC115712201 translates to MEGLIPLVYRAIKKNRTRRQYEYLSSGNSSNHVPVQQGYNIADFYVTDHHHHQPQINDGMMMKSGNNYHHRRHNSVGSEQFHHGFGSLGGEGDRAPKRSRSSLVRFKSHRMFTFSCVTGAA, encoded by the coding sequence ATGGAGGGTCTGATACCACTTGTTTATAGGGCGATCAAGAAGAACAGAACACGAAGACAATACGAGTATTTGTCTTCTGGAAATAGTAGTAATCATGTCCCAGTACAACAGGGTTACAACATAGCTGATTTTTACGTGactgatcatcatcatcatcaacccCAAATTAATGATGGGATGATGATGAAAAGTGGTAATAATTATCATCACCGGCGCCATAACTCGGTGGGGAGTGAACAGTTTCATCATGGGTTTGGATCATTAGGGGGAGAGGGAGACAGAGCTCCGAAGAGGAGTAGATCATCACTTGTGCGCTTTAAAAGTCACCGCATGTTCACCTTCTCATGTGTTACCGGCGCAGCCTAG